In Quercus robur chromosome 11, dhQueRobu3.1, whole genome shotgun sequence, the following proteins share a genomic window:
- the LOC126705076 gene encoding uncharacterized protein LOC126705076, with protein sequence MNFIIWNNRGVLKPYFQDHIRNLVQEHNPAILVVMETKLGGDRAKAITDRLPFDGAIHTNTIGLSGGLWLLWNADLVEVELLAKTEQEIHVEVKVRASRLTWLFTAIYASPRSEERCILWENLTKVADLHKLPWVIAGDFNEPLIDEDKFGGRGVNINRSLAFKDCLDRCSMVDMGFSGPRYTWSNKRDISNLILERIDRFFMNPDWCVVYPNARVTHLPRCHSDHCPVLMEAAPVSIVKLIKPFRFQEFWLSDTSFPTIVSKAWNGNRDLSESIDYFSKDASVWNKNHFGNIHLRKRRILARIYGTQKALSNNPSSSLICLEKQLFSELETVLDQERDLWLLKSRLNWMIQGDRNTSFYHVSTLARRKRNHIAAVKDEREVWLTEDREVMEHFRAGFQNLYTTA encoded by the coding sequence atgaattttattatttggaacAATAGAGGTGTCCTGAAGCCTTATTTTCAGGATCATATTCGTAATTTAGTCCAAGAGCATAATCCGGCCATTCTTGTGGTTATGGAGACGAAGCTAGGGGGTGATAGAGCGAAGGCAATCACTGATAGGTTGCCGTTCGATGGTGCCATCCACACAAATACCATTGGACTTTCTGGTGGTTTATGGCTTCTTTGGAATGCTGACTTAGTAGAAGTGGAGTTACTTGCAAAGACAGAGCAGGAAATTCACGTTGAAGTTAAGGTACGAGCTTCTAGACTTACTTGGTTATTTACTGCTATTTATGCCAGTCCTAGGAGTGAGGAGAGATGTATTTTGTGGGAGAATTTAACTAAAGTTGCTGATTTGCATAAGTTGCCGTGGGTCATTGCTGGTGATTTTAATGAGCCGTTAATTGATGAGGATAAATTCGGAGGTAGAGGCGTTAATATTAATCGATCTCTGGCTTTTAAGGATTGCCTTGATAGATGTAGTATGGTGGATATGGGATTCTCGGGTCCCAGATATACTTGGTCTAATAAGAGAGATATCAGTAATTTAATTCTTGAAAGGATAGATAGATTTTTTATGAACCCGGATTGGTGCGTTGTTTACCCGAATGCTAGAGTAACCCACCTCCCTAGGTGTCACTCTGATCATTGCCCAGTTCTCATGGAAGCGGCACCAGTCAGTATAGTAAAGCTCATCAAGCCGTTCCGGTTTCAAGAATTTTGGCTTTCTGACACCTCTTTTCCCACCATTGTTTCCAAAGCTTGGAATGGGAATAGAGATTTATCAGAGTCCATTGATTATTTCTCTAAAGATGCTTCTGTGTGGAATAAAAACCACTTTGGCAACATCCATCTGAGGAAAAGGAGAATTTTGGCTAGAATTTATGGCACTCAGAAGGCACTGTCCAATAATCCTAGCTCCTCTCTTATTTGTCTTGAGAAGCAGCTCTTTAGTGAATTGGAAACTGTTTTGGACCAAGAGCGTGATCTTTGGCTGTTGAAGTCTAGGTTGAACTGGATGATCCAAGGGGATAGGAACACCTCCTTTTATCATGTTTCTACCCTTGCTCGGAGGaaaagaaatcacattgcgGCAGTCAAAGATGAAAGGGAGGTGTGGCTCACTGAGGATAGGGAGGTTATGGAGCATTTTAGGGCAGGGTTCCAAAATTTGTACACCACTGCTTAA